One window from the genome of Chiroxiphia lanceolata isolate bChiLan1 unplaced genomic scaffold, bChiLan1.pri scaffold_61_arrow_ctg1, whole genome shotgun sequence encodes:
- the PPP1R14A gene encoding protein phosphatase 1 regulatory subunit 14A: MAAERVGRRQGRGGGPAAGAALGGLSPARGSPARSPGVQRRPARATVKYNRRELQRRLDTELWIDGRLGELYRGREGEMPDELNIDELLELETDQERAQKLQGILSSCAADTQGFIQELLEQLKGLPKQQLLQRPPPQQEGPEAPP; the protein is encoded by the exons ATGGCGGCGGAGCGGGTGGGGcggcggcagggccggggggggggtcccgCCGCGGGGGCGGCCCTGGGGGGGCTCTCCCCGGCCCGGGGGTCCCCCGCCCGCAGCCCGGGGGTCCAGCGGCGACCGGCCCGGGCCACCGTCAAGTACAACCGGAGGGAGCTGCAGCGCAGGCTCGACACAGAGCTCTGGATCGACGGCAGGCTCGGCGAGCTCTACCGGGGACGG gAGGGGGAGATGCCGGACGAGCTGAACATCGAcgagctcctggagctggagacCGACCAGGAACGAGCCCAGAAACTCCAG GGAATCCTGAGCTCCTGCGCTGCTGACACACAg GGATTCatccaggagctcctggagcagctcaaGGGGCTCCCGAAGCAGCAACTCctgcagagaccccccccccaacaGGAGGGGCCCGAGGCCCCCCCGTGA
- the SPINT2 gene encoding kunitz-type protease inhibitor 2 — translation MAAGRLLPLLLLLLLGGVRGVPAPEPPPPNTALDDRCRLPAITGRCRASIPRWFFNASSGTCESFVFGGCGGNGNNFGSERECREGCGGVPERAPNRPNSTLAERCSAPPVTGPCRASFVRWYFIPAENSCREFTYGGCRGNGNNHPDREECLRRCRPPAGDPGAEFRRFLATKGLVLGGLLAAGAALGFGIRAGLRLLRRKRDLAGSGSGSKPPRDDTECLMKEAYTV, via the exons ATGGCGGCGGGGCGGCTCCTcccgctcctcctcctgctgctcctggggggggtccggggggtccccgcccctgagccccccccccccaacaccGCCCTCGACG ATCGGTGCCGGTTACCGGCAATCACCGGCCGCTGTCGCGCCTCCATCCCCCGCTGGTTCTTCAACGCCTCCTCCGGGACCTGCGAGAGTTTCGTGTTCGGCGGCTGCGGCGGGAACGGGAACAACTTCGGGAGCGAGCGGGAATGTCGGGAGGGGTGCGGGGGGGTCCCGGAGCGGG CTCCGAATCGTCCCAACTCCACCTTGGCAG aGCGCTGCTCGGCCCCCCCCGTGACGGGCCCGTGCCGGGCGTCCTTCGTGCGCTGGTATTTCATCCCGGCCGAGAATTCCTGCCGGGAATTCACCTACGGCGGTTGCCGCGGCAACGGCAACAACCACCCGGACCGCGAGGAGTGTCTGCGCCGCTGCCGCCCCCCCGCAG GTGATCCCGGTGCCGAATTCCGACGGTTTTTGGCTACCAAAG GGCTGGTTCTGGGGGGTCTCCTGGCAGCGGGGGCCGCTCTGGGATTCGGGATCCGGGCGGGGCTGCGGCTGCTCCGGAGGAAGCGGGACCTggcgggatcgggatcgggatccAAACCCCCCCGGGACGACACGGAGTGTCTGATGAAGGAGGCCTACACCGTCTga
- the EIF3K gene encoding eukaryotic translation initiation factor 3 subunit K yields MSLPGEAAKMALFEQMRANVGKLLRGIDRYNPENLATLERYVETQAKENAYDLEANLAVLKLYQFNPAFFQTGVTAQILLKALTNLPHTDFTLCKCMIDQAHQEERPIRQILYLGELLETCHFQSFWQALDENMELLEGITGFEDSVRKFICHVVGITYQHIDRWLLAEMLGDLSESQLRVWMSKYGWTEPEPGRILISNQEENIKPKNIVEKIDFDSVSSIMASSL; encoded by the exons ATGTCACTTCCGGGTGAGGCGGCCAAGATGGCGCTGTTCGAACAGATGAGAGCGAACGTGGGGAAACTGCTGCGGGGCATCGACCG GTACAACCCCGAGAACTTGGCCACCCTGGAGCGCTACGTGGAGACCCAGGCCAAGGAGAACGCCTACGACCTGGAGGCCAACCTGGCCGTGCTGAAGCT GTACCAGTTCAACCCGGCCTTCTTCCAGACGGGGGTGACGGCCCAGATCCTGCTCAAGGCCCTCACCAACCTCCCCCACACCGACTTCACCCTCTGCAAGTGCATGATCGACCAGGCCCAC caagaggAACGTCCCATCCGGCAGATCCTGTAcctgggggagctgctggagaccTGCCACTTCCAGTCCTTCTGG CAAGCGCTGGATGAgaacatggagctgctggaagggatCACGGGCTTCGAGGACTCCGTCaggaaat TCATTTGCCACGTGGTGGGAATCACCTACCAGCACATCGACCGCTGGCTGCTCGCCGAGATGCTGGGGGACCTCTCAG AGTCTCAGCTGAGGGTCTGGATGAGCAAATACGGGTGGACGGAGCCGGAGCCCGGGAGGATCCTCATCTCCAACCAGGAGGAAAACATCAAACCCAAGAACATCGTGGAGAAGATCGACTTCGACA gtGTGTCGAGCATCATGGCATCCTCACTCtga